The following are encoded in a window of Kaistia algarum genomic DNA:
- a CDS encoding alpha/beta hydrolase family protein: MSRLLGFVGSLAVALVAISASPGAACAADVAPIAVPSGVSYELIGRWDVDKLNQILTVDAPKLFNIAVPYTTARNAVRLYRVTYSSVVPEQKNRPIVATGLLAVPDTGATNLPILSYQHGSAFLKTQVPSFPDQSGETQLVVAQFAGQGYVVIGADYFGMGASTEPEGFGVMASQQQASLDMLRASKAVLGQMQISTGKLFLAGWSLGGFATMAFLERLEKDGVKVDCAAMASGPADVYSLLSGFLDFPRQNDAASTNLLYILSAFSFETYYGLPGLARSFFTDEYYDIARRAYERRPYEFNDIPTDLTKLIRPEYFDPDFFGNSAYGKIALATQAYRWIIKTPVRNYYGEADEVVSVGLARLAMNYQQGIGGGNDRVKAISTGQTDHRGTFATAVSLWKTWFDRQ; encoded by the coding sequence TTGTCCCGCCTGCTCGGCTTCGTCGGCTCCCTCGCCGTCGCCCTGGTCGCCATATCGGCAAGCCCGGGCGCCGCTTGCGCGGCGGACGTGGCGCCGATTGCCGTTCCCTCGGGGGTGAGCTATGAGCTGATCGGCCGCTGGGATGTCGACAAGCTCAACCAGATTTTGACCGTCGATGCGCCGAAGCTCTTCAATATCGCCGTGCCCTATACGACGGCCAGGAATGCGGTCCGCCTCTATCGGGTCACCTATTCCTCGGTCGTACCCGAGCAGAAGAATCGGCCGATCGTCGCGACCGGCCTGCTTGCCGTGCCGGACACCGGTGCGACCAACTTGCCCATCCTGTCCTACCAGCACGGCTCGGCCTTTCTGAAGACGCAAGTGCCGTCGTTCCCGGACCAATCGGGGGAGACGCAGCTGGTGGTCGCGCAGTTCGCCGGCCAAGGCTATGTCGTCATCGGCGCCGATTATTTCGGCATGGGCGCATCGACCGAGCCGGAAGGCTTCGGCGTCATGGCCAGCCAGCAGCAGGCGAGCCTCGACATGCTCCGCGCCTCCAAGGCTGTGCTGGGGCAGATGCAGATCTCGACCGGCAAGCTCTTCCTCGCCGGCTGGTCGCTGGGGGGCTTTGCGACGATGGCCTTCCTCGAACGTCTGGAGAAGGATGGCGTCAAGGTCGACTGCGCCGCCATGGCGAGCGGTCCGGCCGACGTCTATTCGCTGCTGAGCGGCTTTCTGGACTTTCCGCGCCAGAACGACGCTGCTTCGACCAATCTCCTCTACATTCTCTCGGCGTTCTCCTTCGAGACCTATTACGGCCTTCCCGGCCTCGCCCGATCCTTCTTCACCGACGAATATTACGACATAGCGCGGCGCGCCTATGAGCGCCGACCCTATGAGTTCAACGACATTCCGACGGATCTCACCAAGCTGATCCGCCCGGAATATTTCGATCCCGATTTCTTCGGCAACTCCGCCTATGGCAAGATCGCCCTGGCGACGCAGGCCTATCGCTGGATCATCAAGACGCCGGTCCGCAACTATTATGGCGAGGCCGACGAGGTTGTCTCCGTCGGGCTCGCTAGGCTGGCGATGAACTACCAGCAGGGCATAGGCGGTGGTAACGATCGCGTCAAAGCCATATCGACTGGCCAAACCGACCATCGCGGCACCTTCGCCACAGCCGTTTCCCTCTGGAAGACATGGTTCGACCGCCAGTAG
- a CDS encoding TetR/AcrR family transcriptional regulator encodes MPRRDKLSRAEQKARRPTQILDAAFEEFVAKGFSATRLEDIADRVGVTKGTIYVYFETKEELFSEMIRHISNPIEELLRDSMDLTGSCVGRLQNLLTLLYERVSDDRHTRELVRLVISEGMRFPPVVAHHHDELIEPLFNLTQALLDEGVATGEFRDAPAALAPVVVGPLMALMVETLIFGHHRDGDVPRYIRAHIDLVMNGLVATRS; translated from the coding sequence ATGCCGAGGCGCGACAAACTATCCCGGGCCGAGCAGAAGGCGCGGCGGCCAACTCAGATCTTGGACGCAGCCTTTGAAGAATTCGTCGCCAAGGGCTTTTCCGCAACCCGCCTCGAGGATATCGCAGATCGCGTCGGCGTGACAAAAGGAACAATATACGTTTATTTTGAAACCAAAGAAGAATTATTCTCGGAGATGATTCGCCATATTTCGAATCCGATCGAGGAATTGCTTCGAGATTCGATGGATCTCACAGGTTCTTGCGTTGGTCGCCTTCAAAATCTATTGACATTGCTCTACGAGCGAGTATCCGATGATCGCCACACGCGAGAATTGGTCCGTCTGGTCATCTCGGAAGGAATGCGCTTTCCGCCTGTGGTTGCCCACCATCACGACGAGCTCATCGAGCCGCTGTTCAACTTGACCCAGGCTCTGCTCGACGAAGGCGTTGCGACCGGCGAATTCCGCGATGCTCCGGCCGCGCTGGCCCCCGTGGTCGTCGGGCCCCTTATGGCCTTGATGGTCGAGACGCTGATCTTCGGGCATCACCGCGACGGCGACGTGCCCCGCTATATTCGCGCCCATATCGACCTTGTGATGAATGGCCTGGTCGCCACCCGCTCCTGA
- a CDS encoding efflux RND transporter periplasmic adaptor subunit: MRRASAAALFAFFLPALAACSPREDPPANAVRFVETVVVAAEPVSEAISTTGEIKARVQSDLSFRVSGRITDRLVDVGDHVKAGQVLARIDNQEQTADLQVAMASLLSAEAQQTQAQRAFDRQDSLFKASFSTRAALDSAKETLLRATATVESAQAAVDTARDALDQADLQADADGVITARSVEVGQVAQAAQLVFTLAHDGPRDAVLSADETVLLGRELDNEVEVRPIAGGAAMKAKVREVSPTIDKSTGTVRIKLGLEGDPDVRLGSPVIAIGHYKPMNMIELPWSSMTSDAGQPAVWVVDPKTNAVSIRPVEVMNYGRGKFAVRSGVKPGEIVVASGSKFLSAGEIVAFDGAAK; this comes from the coding sequence ATGCGACGCGCATCTGCAGCCGCACTGTTCGCGTTCTTCCTGCCGGCTCTGGCCGCTTGCTCGCCTCGCGAGGATCCGCCTGCTAACGCGGTGCGTTTTGTAGAAACGGTGGTCGTAGCGGCCGAGCCGGTGTCGGAGGCCATTTCGACAACCGGCGAGATCAAGGCGCGGGTTCAGTCCGATCTGTCCTTTCGGGTCAGTGGACGCATCACCGACCGTTTGGTGGATGTCGGTGACCACGTGAAGGCCGGGCAGGTCCTCGCGCGGATCGACAACCAGGAACAGACGGCCGATCTGCAGGTCGCGATGGCCAGCCTGCTTTCTGCAGAGGCGCAGCAGACGCAGGCGCAGCGGGCCTTTGATCGCCAGGACAGCCTGTTCAAGGCCAGCTTCTCGACCCGCGCAGCGCTGGATTCGGCCAAGGAAACCTTGCTCAGGGCGACGGCGACCGTCGAATCCGCCCAGGCCGCGGTTGACACAGCCCGCGATGCCCTCGACCAGGCCGACCTCCAGGCGGATGCCGATGGCGTGATTACGGCCCGCAGCGTCGAGGTTGGGCAGGTGGCGCAGGCGGCTCAACTCGTGTTCACGCTCGCGCATGACGGCCCCCGCGACGCCGTCCTCAGCGCGGACGAGACAGTCCTGCTTGGCCGCGAACTCGACAACGAGGTCGAGGTACGTCCGATCGCGGGCGGCGCCGCCATGAAGGCGAAAGTGCGCGAGGTCTCGCCGACGATAGACAAGAGCACCGGCACGGTCCGGATCAAGCTCGGATTGGAAGGTGACCCCGATGTCAGGCTCGGCAGTCCGGTCATCGCGATCGGACACTACAAGCCGATGAACATGATCGAGCTGCCCTGGTCGTCCATGACGTCGGATGCGGGGCAGCCGGCCGTCTGGGTGGTGGATCCGAAGACGAATGCGGTGTCGATCCGTCCGGTCGAGGTCATGAATTATGGACGCGGAAAATTTGCCGTGCGCTCCGGTGTGAAGCCCGGAGAGATCGTCGTCGCCTCGGGTTCTAAGTTCCTGAGCGCCGGGGAAATCGTGGCGTTTGATGGAGCCGCCAAGTGA
- a CDS encoding efflux RND transporter periplasmic adaptor subunit, translating to MKNALTLAMLLLAVTLLAACQKQEPAASEPRPVLSIVAKAEPAPRLTFPGTVEARVETEFGFRILGRIVARNVQIGDLVKKGDVLAAIDPLALELAVRSAQSDLANSQAQLSNAVGNEDRQKALYQRQSATQATFESAEADRKTSEAAVAKSQANLDKANEQLGYSRLLAEFDGVVTATSAEVGQVVAAGQSVVTVADPQARDAVIDVPEALADQVRQGTVFDASLQLAPGIHAKAIVREIAPEADEATRTRRTKLTLVDPPEALRLGSVISATAAGKDGTTIQIPASAIKTEGSKTSVWIIDPATKTVSSRPVVLDLYPVPGGTVTVVDGVKPGDRVVVAGVNKLEEGQAIRLDQEMTN from the coding sequence GTGAAGAACGCACTCACTCTCGCCATGCTTCTCCTGGCTGTCACGCTGCTCGCGGCCTGCCAGAAGCAGGAGCCGGCGGCGTCCGAGCCCCGTCCCGTCCTCTCCATCGTCGCCAAGGCGGAGCCGGCGCCGCGGTTGACGTTTCCTGGGACGGTGGAGGCGCGCGTCGAGACCGAGTTCGGCTTCCGCATTCTCGGGCGGATCGTCGCCCGCAATGTCCAGATCGGCGATTTGGTCAAGAAGGGCGACGTCCTCGCTGCGATCGATCCGCTGGCGCTTGAGCTTGCGGTGCGCAGCGCCCAATCGGACCTCGCCAACAGCCAAGCGCAGCTTTCCAATGCCGTCGGCAACGAAGACCGGCAGAAGGCGCTCTATCAAAGGCAGTCCGCCACGCAGGCTACATTCGAATCGGCCGAAGCGGACCGCAAGACGTCCGAGGCGGCAGTGGCCAAATCGCAGGCTAATCTCGACAAGGCGAACGAACAACTCGGCTATTCGCGCCTCCTGGCAGAGTTTGACGGCGTGGTCACCGCAACCTCGGCTGAAGTCGGGCAGGTCGTGGCGGCGGGGCAGAGCGTCGTCACCGTGGCTGATCCGCAGGCGCGAGACGCGGTGATCGACGTTCCCGAGGCCCTTGCCGATCAGGTGCGGCAGGGCACGGTCTTCGATGCTTCGCTGCAGCTCGCCCCGGGTATCCACGCCAAGGCGATCGTGCGTGAGATTGCGCCCGAAGCCGACGAGGCCACGCGAACCCGTCGCACGAAATTGACGCTCGTCGATCCCCCCGAAGCGTTGAGGCTCGGCTCGGTCATCTCCGCGACTGCGGCAGGAAAGGACGGCACCACCATCCAGATCCCGGCTTCCGCCATCAAGACAGAAGGCTCCAAGACTTCGGTCTGGATCATCGACCCAGCGACGAAGACCGTCTCTTCCCGACCTGTCGTTCTCGATCTCTACCCGGTGCCCGGCGGTACCGTCACCGTGGTGGACGGCGTCAAGCCTGGCGACCGCGTCGTCGTTGCGGGCGTGAATAAACTCGAAGAAGGCCAGGCTATCCGCTTGGACCAGGAGATGACCAATTGA
- a CDS encoding efflux RND transporter permease subunit — MKSFNLSEWALSHRSLVWYFMIIFIVAGAFSYINLGREEDPAFTIKTMVISAQWPGASAEEITKQVTNRIEKKLEELGSLDYTRSETIAGKTTIFVELLSSTKAKDVTENWVRVRNMVNDIKGDFPSGVVGPFFNDTFGDVFGNIYAFTSDGLSRRQLRDLVEDARAKLLTVPNVGKIDIIGAQDEVIYLEISTRKIAALGIDQQTIINTLQAQNAVTQSGIVEAGPERIALRVSGQFTSEDSLKTINLRINDRFFPLTDIATIKRGYVDPPSSLFRFKGEPAIGLAIGMKTGANLLTFGEQLDAQLKRVVADLPVGVDVERVSDQPAVVDEAVSGFTKALFEAIIIVLAISFISLGMRAGMVVAISIPLVLAITFFYMEYSGISLQRISLGALIIALGLLVDDAMIAVEMMVSRLEAGDNLRSAATYVYTSTAFPMLTGTLVTVAGFIPIGLNNSAAGEFTFTLFVVIGVSLIVSWVVAVLFTPLLGVTILPATMKSTHEKKGRVAKAFSWLLHLAMRWRWITIAATIAAFMVSVVGLGHVQQQFFPSSDRTELIIDWNMPNNSTIAETNRQMAQFEHEKLAGNPDIDHWSTYVGEGAPRFILSYDVQSPAPWFGQIVIVSKDLDARNRLRADLQAYLLKTFPGTDAFVKLLDIGPPVGKPVQYRVSGPDIQKVRELALQLGGIVNRDPLLSNLTFDWSEPMRVVKVDVLQDKARQLGISSQDIASGLNGIVEGSSVTKVRDSIYLIDVLGRAQDSERGSIETLRNLQLPSSGGKSVPLSAIAQFRYELEQPLIGRRHRIPTITIKAAVVGSTQPATIVEQLKPEVAKFESALPIGYKVEIGGSVESSAESQGPIVAVAPLMLLAMATILMIQLQSFSRLFLVFAVAPLALIGVVAALLLSNAPMGFVAILGVLALIGILIRNSVILVVQIEKLRSDGMPPWRAVVEATENRMRPILLTAAAATLALVPISREVFWGPMAYAMMGGIVVGTVLTLLFLPALYVAWFRIPREEHS, encoded by the coding sequence TTGAAGTCCTTCAACCTCTCCGAATGGGCGCTCAGCCACCGTTCGCTCGTCTGGTACTTCATGATCATCTTCATTGTGGCCGGAGCGTTCTCCTATATCAATCTCGGGCGGGAGGAGGATCCTGCTTTCACCATCAAGACGATGGTGATAAGCGCCCAATGGCCGGGCGCTTCCGCTGAGGAAATAACCAAGCAGGTCACCAACCGGATTGAGAAGAAGCTCGAGGAACTCGGATCCCTCGACTACACCCGCAGCGAGACCATCGCCGGCAAGACGACGATCTTCGTCGAGCTCTTGTCGTCGACAAAGGCGAAGGACGTCACGGAGAATTGGGTCCGCGTCCGCAACATGGTCAACGACATCAAGGGGGACTTCCCGAGCGGCGTCGTGGGCCCGTTCTTCAACGACACGTTCGGCGACGTCTTCGGCAACATCTATGCCTTCACCTCCGACGGGCTGTCTCGGCGCCAGCTCCGCGACCTCGTCGAGGATGCGCGGGCCAAGCTGCTAACCGTTCCGAATGTCGGCAAGATCGACATCATCGGCGCCCAGGACGAGGTGATCTATCTCGAAATCTCGACGCGCAAGATCGCGGCGCTCGGCATCGACCAGCAGACCATCATCAACACGCTTCAGGCGCAGAATGCCGTGACGCAGTCCGGCATCGTCGAAGCGGGACCCGAGCGGATCGCGCTTCGCGTCAGCGGCCAGTTCACGTCGGAGGATAGTCTCAAGACGATCAACCTGCGGATCAATGACCGCTTCTTCCCGTTGACTGATATCGCGACCATCAAACGCGGCTATGTCGATCCGCCGTCCTCTCTGTTCCGCTTCAAGGGCGAGCCGGCGATCGGCCTCGCCATCGGCATGAAGACTGGCGCCAACCTCTTGACCTTCGGTGAGCAACTCGATGCCCAGTTGAAACGGGTCGTTGCTGATCTGCCCGTCGGTGTCGATGTCGAGCGCGTCTCCGATCAGCCGGCCGTGGTCGACGAGGCGGTGTCCGGCTTCACCAAGGCGCTGTTCGAGGCGATTATCATCGTCCTCGCGATCAGCTTCATCAGCCTCGGCATGCGCGCCGGAATGGTCGTCGCGATCTCCATTCCGCTCGTTCTGGCGATCACCTTCTTCTACATGGAATATTCGGGAATTTCGCTCCAGCGCATCTCGCTCGGCGCGCTCATCATCGCCCTCGGTCTGCTCGTCGACGACGCGATGATCGCGGTCGAGATGATGGTGTCGCGGCTGGAGGCCGGCGACAATCTCCGCTCCGCCGCAACCTATGTGTACACGTCGACCGCATTCCCGATGCTGACCGGAACGCTCGTGACGGTCGCCGGCTTCATCCCGATCGGCCTCAACAACAGCGCGGCGGGCGAATTTACGTTCACCCTCTTCGTCGTGATCGGCGTTTCTCTAATCGTCTCCTGGGTCGTGGCGGTTCTGTTCACGCCCTTGCTCGGCGTGACGATCCTGCCGGCGACGATGAAGTCGACGCATGAGAAGAAGGGACGGGTCGCGAAGGCCTTCTCCTGGCTGCTCCACCTCGCGATGCGCTGGCGCTGGATCACCATCGCGGCGACCATCGCTGCCTTCATGGTGTCTGTCGTTGGTCTTGGCCATGTGCAGCAGCAGTTCTTCCCGTCCTCGGACCGCACTGAGCTCATCATCGACTGGAACATGCCGAACAACAGCACCATCGCCGAGACGAACCGGCAGATGGCGCAGTTCGAGCATGAGAAGCTTGCCGGCAATCCCGACATTGATCATTGGTCGACCTATGTGGGGGAGGGCGCGCCGCGCTTCATCCTATCCTACGACGTTCAGTCGCCAGCGCCGTGGTTTGGGCAGATCGTCATCGTCTCGAAGGACCTGGACGCCAGGAACCGTCTTCGCGCCGACCTCCAAGCCTATCTGCTCAAGACCTTCCCAGGTACAGATGCCTTCGTGAAGCTGCTGGATATCGGACCGCCTGTCGGCAAGCCTGTGCAGTATCGTGTCAGCGGGCCCGACATCCAGAAGGTGCGCGAACTGGCACTGCAGCTCGGCGGCATCGTCAACCGCGATCCGCTGCTGAGCAACCTGACTTTCGACTGGAGCGAACCGATGCGGGTCGTGAAGGTGGACGTACTGCAGGACAAGGCGCGCCAGCTCGGGATCTCGTCTCAGGATATCGCCTCGGGTCTCAATGGGATCGTCGAGGGATCGTCGGTGACCAAGGTCCGCGATTCGATCTATCTGATCGATGTGCTGGGCAGGGCGCAGGATTCCGAGCGGGGCTCGATCGAGACCCTCCGCAACCTTCAGCTCCCCAGCTCGGGCGGAAAATCCGTGCCGCTCTCTGCGATTGCCCAGTTCCGCTACGAACTCGAGCAGCCGCTGATCGGCCGCAGGCACAGGATCCCGACTATCACGATCAAAGCCGCGGTCGTCGGTTCGACGCAGCCGGCCACGATCGTGGAACAATTGAAGCCGGAGGTGGCGAAGTTCGAAAGCGCTCTGCCCATTGGCTACAAGGTCGAAATCGGCGGCTCCGTCGAGTCCAGCGCCGAATCCCAGGGTCCCATCGTCGCGGTCGCGCCGCTCATGCTGCTCGCCATGGCAACGATCCTGATGATCCAGTTGCAGAGCTTCAGCCGGCTCTTCCTGGTGTTTGCCGTAGCACCGCTCGCCTTGATCGGCGTGGTCGCAGCTCTGCTCCTCAGCAATGCCCCGATGGGCTTCGTGGCGATCCTCGGCGTGCTCGCCCTCATCGGCATCCTGATACGAAACTCGGTCATTCTGGTCGTGCAGATCGAGAAACTGCGAAGCGACGGGATGCCGCCATGGCGCGCCGTCGTGGAGGCGACCGAGAATCGCATGCGGCCCATTTTGCTCACTGCGGCCGCGGCGACCCTCGCCCTGGTCCCGATTTCGCGGGAGGTGTTCTGGGGGCCGATGGCTTATGCCATGATGGGCGGGATCGTGGTCGGTACGGTGCTGACGCTCCTCTTCCTCCCCGCCCTCTATGTGGCCTGGTTCCGGATCCCTCGCGAGGAGCATTCCTGA
- a CDS encoding D-amino acid dehydrogenase — protein sequence MKVIVLGAGVIGVTTAYYLAKAGHEVEVIDRQAGPALETSFANAGQVSPGYASPWAASGIPQKAVKWLMMKHPPLILRPQADPAMLDWLVRMLANCTAPRYEINKARMVRVAEYSRDVLKALRADTGIAYDERTGGTLQLFREQKQVEAAAKDIAVLKQYGVGYEVLDRQGCLRVEPGLAGSAATIAGGLRLPGDETGDCQMFTTQLAAMAEALGVTFRMGTTIHGLRVEGGQVASVQTSAGTIRGDRYVLAMGSFSPILGRTVGLRLPIYPVKGYSITAPVVADAKAPVSTVLDESYKIAITRLGDRIRVGGMAEISGYNNNLSPKRRDTLAFCVNDLFPDAGDTDKASFWTGLRPMTPDGTPILGQTKLGNLTINSGHGTLGWTMACGSARVVADLISGTKPDIDIRDLGPERYA from the coding sequence ATGAAAGTCATCGTGCTCGGCGCTGGCGTCATCGGCGTCACGACGGCCTACTACCTCGCCAAGGCGGGCCATGAGGTCGAGGTGATCGACCGCCAAGCCGGTCCGGCGCTGGAGACCAGCTTTGCCAATGCCGGCCAGGTCTCGCCAGGCTATGCATCGCCCTGGGCCGCGTCCGGCATTCCGCAGAAGGCCGTCAAATGGCTGATGATGAAGCATCCGCCGCTTATCCTGCGCCCGCAGGCGGATCCGGCTATGCTCGACTGGCTGGTGCGCATGCTCGCCAATTGCACGGCGCCCCGCTATGAGATCAACAAGGCCCGCATGGTCCGGGTGGCCGAATATAGCCGCGACGTGCTGAAAGCGCTCCGCGCCGATACGGGCATCGCCTATGATGAACGCACCGGCGGCACGCTGCAGCTCTTCCGCGAACAGAAGCAGGTCGAGGCCGCCGCCAAGGACATTGCCGTCCTCAAGCAATACGGCGTCGGCTATGAGGTGCTGGATCGCCAAGGCTGCCTTCGCGTAGAGCCCGGCCTTGCGGGATCGGCAGCGACGATCGCGGGCGGGCTTCGCCTTCCCGGCGATGAGACCGGCGATTGCCAGATGTTCACGACGCAGCTCGCCGCGATGGCCGAGGCGCTCGGCGTGACCTTCCGGATGGGCACGACGATCCATGGTCTCCGCGTCGAGGGCGGACAGGTTGCCAGCGTCCAGACGAGCGCCGGGACGATCCGCGGCGATCGCTATGTCCTGGCCATGGGCAGCTTCTCGCCGATCCTCGGGCGGACCGTCGGGCTTCGCCTGCCCATCTATCCGGTCAAGGGCTATTCGATCACGGCGCCGGTCGTTGCCGACGCCAAGGCGCCGGTCTCGACCGTCCTCGACGAAAGCTACAAGATCGCGATCACCCGGCTGGGAGATCGCATCCGCGTCGGCGGCATGGCCGAAATCTCGGGCTACAACAACAATCTCTCGCCGAAGCGGCGCGATACGCTGGCCTTCTGCGTCAACGATTTGTTCCCAGACGCAGGCGACACGGACAAGGCCAGTTTCTGGACCGGCCTGCGGCCCATGACACCGGACGGGACGCCGATCCTCGGCCAAACCAAGCTCGGCAATCTCACCATCAATTCCGGCCATGGAACCCTTGGCTGGACCATGGCCTGCGGCTCGGCCCGTGTGGTCGCCGACCTGATCTCCGGCACAAAGCCCGACATCGACATCCGCGATCTCGGTCCCGAGCGGTATGCCTGA
- the alr gene encoding alanine racemase, whose translation MSALTALSAIHHSPVERISGPVLHIDLDAIAQNHRALRRLAPAATIAAVVKADAYGIGAEPVARRLLEEDCGLFFVATFGEAVALRRVLGSTPEILILNGVAPADIAACHALRLTPVLNSLVQAKAWAAAGAQGRRKAVLQVDTGMSRLGLSVAEQAQLIATPGLREQLDLGLIMSHLAIADEPDHPGNVAQWQAFQSARQRFPSVPASLANSAGLFLGPDYHFDLCRPGAALYGIESGPRMTGIRPVMRLTAPVIQIRTIERDTAVGYGYSFRASRMMRLATVGVGYADGWPRRFAESGAAYFGDRRLPIVGRVSMDSFSVDVSALPGEALKEGDRLELIGPHQSADDVARAAGTIGYEILTSFGKRHHKIYSGWSLS comes from the coding sequence ATGAGCGCGTTGACCGCCCTTTCCGCGATCCATCATTCCCCGGTAGAACGCATCAGCGGCCCGGTACTGCATATCGATCTCGACGCGATCGCGCAGAACCATAGAGCGCTCCGCCGGCTGGCTCCGGCCGCGACCATTGCCGCCGTCGTCAAGGCTGATGCCTATGGCATCGGCGCCGAACCGGTGGCGCGGCGCCTGTTGGAGGAGGATTGCGGTCTCTTTTTCGTCGCGACATTCGGTGAAGCCGTCGCGCTTCGCCGCGTCCTTGGCAGCACGCCGGAAATCCTGATCCTGAACGGTGTTGCGCCGGCAGATATCGCCGCCTGTCATGCACTTCGCCTGACGCCCGTGCTTAACAGTCTGGTCCAAGCCAAAGCCTGGGCAGCGGCAGGCGCGCAAGGCCGACGGAAGGCGGTGCTGCAGGTCGATACCGGCATGTCGCGCCTCGGCCTCTCGGTGGCCGAACAGGCCCAGCTTATCGCGACGCCCGGATTGCGGGAGCAACTGGACCTTGGCCTGATCATGAGCCATCTGGCCATCGCGGACGAACCCGACCATCCAGGCAATGTCGCGCAATGGCAGGCCTTCCAGTCAGCGCGCCAGCGCTTCCCTAGCGTGCCGGCCTCGCTGGCCAATTCCGCCGGGCTATTTCTCGGCCCGGACTATCACTTCGATCTCTGCCGGCCGGGCGCGGCGCTCTATGGCATCGAGTCCGGCCCACGCATGACGGGGATCCGGCCCGTGATGCGCCTGACGGCGCCAGTGATCCAGATCCGCACGATCGAGCGCGATACGGCGGTCGGCTATGGCTATTCCTTTCGGGCATCCCGCATGATGCGGCTCGCGACGGTCGGCGTCGGCTATGCCGATGGCTGGCCGAGACGCTTTGCCGAGAGCGGCGCAGCCTATTTCGGCGACAGGCGCCTGCCGATCGTCGGGCGCGTCTCCATGGACAGTTTCTCGGTCGATGTCTCGGCGCTGCCGGGCGAGGCGCTCAAGGAAGGTGACCGGTTGGAGCTCATCGGACCGCATCAAAGCGCCGACGATGTCGCCCGCGCCGCAGGGACGATCGGCTACGAAATCCTGACCAGCTTCGGCAAGCGTCATCACAAGATCTATAGTGGGTGGTCCCTTTCATGA
- a CDS encoding Lrp/AsnC family transcriptional regulator has translation MALDSIDRRMLQLLRQDGRISNSKLAEAVGLSPSACLRRLHTLETSGTIRGYTAIIDDPGPDDASIVIVQISLDRQTEPVMRHFEAAVRRAVEVRECYLMTGTTDYFLRVEAKNMADYERIHTDVLSRLPGVARIQSSFAIRNVIRHERQPG, from the coding sequence ATGGCCCTCGATTCGATCGACCGACGGATGCTTCAGCTGCTGCGTCAGGACGGGCGCATCAGCAATTCCAAGCTTGCCGAGGCCGTCGGACTATCCCCCTCGGCATGCCTCCGCCGCCTCCACACACTGGAGACGAGCGGCACGATTCGCGGCTACACGGCGATCATCGACGATCCCGGCCCGGACGATGCGTCCATCGTCATCGTGCAGATCTCGCTCGACCGGCAGACCGAGCCGGTCATGAGACATTTCGAGGCAGCTGTGCGGCGGGCCGTCGAAGTGCGGGAATGCTATCTGATGACCGGAACGACGGACTATTTCCTGCGGGTTGAGGCCAAGAACATGGCCGACTATGAGCGCATCCACACCGACGTGCTGTCGCGCCTGCCGGGCGTTGCCCGAATCCAGTCGAGCTTCGCCATCCGCAATGTCATCCGGCACGAACGGCAGCCTGGCTGA
- a CDS encoding AEC family transporter: MMGRLADIAFIVLPIFGLMGVGYVAGWTKRLSERAADGLSEYVFGIAVPVLIYKTLSEAKMPAGGQPWGYWIAYFAGAFLVFGLGFLAARRIFGRNHLEAVMQGFASGQANTVFVGVPIILKAFGEAGAVPLFLLIAIHLPIMTTAATVMAEGAEQGVSRASLLRLAKALARNPILIGIYAGAIGQIFGIHASGVAAQVIDMVAASSVPCALISMGLALRRYGFAGDVGPSLVISALKLIVHPMIVLGLTQILPMPPVWAGVAVVFAAMPCGVNAYLLAGHYKAGVAAAASAVSLSTILSLFTITVWLYVLGVG; encoded by the coding sequence ATGATGGGGCGGCTTGCCGATATTGCCTTCATCGTGCTGCCGATCTTCGGCCTGATGGGCGTCGGCTATGTCGCGGGATGGACGAAGCGGCTCAGCGAGCGGGCTGCCGATGGGCTGTCGGAATATGTCTTCGGCATTGCCGTCCCCGTTCTCATCTACAAGACGCTTTCGGAAGCGAAGATGCCCGCGGGTGGTCAGCCCTGGGGCTATTGGATCGCTTATTTTGCCGGCGCCTTCCTCGTCTTCGGGCTCGGCTTCCTGGCGGCGCGACGGATCTTCGGACGCAATCATCTCGAAGCGGTGATGCAGGGCTTTGCTAGCGGGCAGGCGAATACCGTCTTTGTCGGCGTGCCGATCATCCTGAAGGCGTTCGGGGAGGCGGGCGCCGTGCCGCTGTTCCTCTTGATCGCGATCCATCTGCCGATCATGACGACGGCGGCGACCGTCATGGCCGAAGGGGCTGAGCAGGGCGTCTCGCGCGCTTCGCTCCTTCGCCTCGCCAAGGCGCTCGCCCGCAACCCCATCCTCATCGGCATCTATGCCGGCGCGATCGGCCAGATTTTTGGGATCCATGCGAGCGGCGTCGCCGCGCAGGTCATCGACATGGTCGCCGCTTCGTCCGTGCCATGCGCCCTTATTTCGATGGGGCTGGCGCTGCGTCGCTACGGTTTTGCCGGCGATGTCGGCCCTTCTCTGGTCATCAGCGCGCTGAAGCTGATCGTGCATCCGATGATCGTGCTGGGCCTGACGCAAATCCTGCCGATGCCGCCGGTCTGGGCCGGGGTCGCCGTGGTGTTCGCGGCCATGCCCTGCGGCGTCAACGCCTACCTGCTGGCCGGCCACTACAAGGCCGGCGTCGCCGCAGCGGCGAGCGCCGTTTCGCTCTCGACGATCCTGAGCCTCTTCACCATCACCGTGTGGCTCTACGTGCTCGGCGTCGGCTAG